The genomic DNA AACGCGGGCTCGCGGCCTATCAGGCTGGGAACTTCGCGGAGGCCAAGCCGTTTCTAATGCAGGCCGCCGACGCGATGATCAAAATCGCCGCCGAGACGGGCGATGCCGCGCGGCGGGCGCGGCGGAAGGCGATGGCCGCCGAACTCATCGAATTCGCCAAGCAGTGCGACGGCAAGGCGGCACACCGGCGGCAGGAGCGGCGGCGGGCGGCGAGCGGCGAAGGTGACGAGGCCGGGGCCGACGCGCAGGACTGGATCGTCCGCGACAAGCCGACCGTCAAGTTCGACGACATCGCCGGTCTCGACGACGTCAAGCACGAGATCCGCCTCAAGATGATCTACCCCTTCGCGCACCCGGAACTCGCGGCGAAGTACCGGATCGCGACCGGCGGCGGCCTATTGCTTTACGGCCCGCCCGGCACGGGCAAGACGATGATCGCCAAGGCCGTGGCCTGCGAGATCGACGCGACAATGTTCGTCGTCTCGCCCGCGCAGGTCATGTCCAAGTGGGTCGGCGAGGCCGAGCAGAACGTCCGCAAGCTCTTCGAGGCAGCCAAGGCCGAGCCGCGCTCGATTATTTTCATCGACGAGATCGAGGCGATGGTGCCCAGCCGGCGGGAT from Phycisphaerae bacterium includes the following:
- a CDS encoding ATP-binding protein, with the protein product MSVSYPTFERLKERGLAAYQAGNFAEAKPFLMQAADAMIKIAAETGDAARRARRKAMAAELIEFAKQCDGKAAHRRQERRRAASGEGDEAGADAQDWIVRDKPTVKFDDIAGLDDVKHEIRLKMIYPFAHPELAAKYRIATGGGLLLYGPPGTGKTMIAKAVACEIDATMFVVSPAQVMSKWVGEAEQNVRKLFEAAKAEPRSIIFIDEIEAMVPSRRDSSSSVMTRVVPQILQELEGFDRSSASKPLLFVGATNEPWALDSAVMRPGRFDAKVYVPLPDEPARHRLLEIYLGSRPLADDVDFAELVAKLEGYSGADIKALAERAATIPFMGAVGGETARPIAMADIVMALAELTPSVKKKDLLRFEQFRDAN